Part of the Cardiobacteriaceae bacterium TAE3-ERU3 genome, GCATTGAGCTTTTGGCGTACTGATTTTTTACGCTGAGCTTGCCCCGGCATGATAAACGTACGCCCAATATAGCGGTTCTTCATAAAGCCTTCGCGGAATTTAACCCCGAGCGTGTTGGCGAGCTCCATTGCTGAGCTGCGGCTGGTATCAGGAATAGGCATGACGACATCGATATCGTGGTCCGGCCATTCTTTCATGATGCGTTCAGCGAGCTTTTCACCCATGCGCAGGCGCGCTTTATAGACGTTAATGCCGTCGATGGTTGAGTCAGGGCGCGCAAAATAAACATACTCGAAAATGCATGGCGCACGCCGGGTTTTTTCGGCACATTGCTGGGTAAACAGCTCGCCATCTTTGGTGATGATTACTGCTTCACCGGGGTCAACATCGCGCAGCAAACTGTAGCCCTGCGTGTGCAATGCAACGCTTTCCGAAGCAATCATATATTCTTTCTTGCCATTTTCAGCAACACGCTCACCGAACACCAATGGGCGAATACCATTAGGGTCACGGAAGGCAATCAATCCATAATCACTAATCAGCGCTATCGCCGCATATGCACCGCGTACACGCTGATGGGTTTTGCTGATCGCTTGGAAGACAACTTCTGGCGTCGGGCGGAATGATTGCTGTACTTGTAACTCGTGCGCCAGGACGTTGAGCAGTGCTTCAGAATCCGAGCTGGTGTTGATGTGGCGAAAATCACTTTCGTAGATTTCCTTAATCAGCTCTTCAGTATTGGTCAGGTTGCCGTTGTGCGCCAAAGCAATACCGTAGGGGGAATTAACATAAAGTGGCTGTGCTTCAGCTGAGCTGGACGTACCTGCAGTCGGATAACGCACATGGCCGATACCGTAATGCCCGATAAGGCGCTGCATGTGCTTTTCGCGGAAGACGTCACGCACCAGCCCATTGCTTTTACGCAGATAGAAATGCCCTTGATCACAAGTCACAATCCCAGCCGCGTCCTGTCCGCGGTGCTGCAGAACGGTCAGCCCATCATAGAGCGCCTGATTGACGTATCCCTGACCTACTATGCCAACAATGCCACACATACCTGCTCCCGTACGCGAAAAAACGCAATTATAGCAACTGCTCTTTACTTGCGCAC contains:
- the purF gene encoding amidophosphoribosyltransferase, producing the protein MCGIVGIVGQGYVNQALYDGLTVLQHRGQDAAGIVTCDQGHFYLRKSNGLVRDVFREKHMQRLIGHYGIGHVRYPTAGTSSSAEAQPLYVNSPYGIALAHNGNLTNTEELIKEIYESDFRHINTSSDSEALLNVLAHELQVQQSFRPTPEVVFQAISKTHQRVRGAYAAIALISDYGLIAFRDPNGIRPLVFGERVAENGKKEYMIASESVALHTQGYSLLRDVDPGEAVIITKDGELFTQQCAEKTRRAPCIFEYVYFARPDSTIDGINVYKARLRMGEKLAERIMKEWPDHDIDVVMPIPDTSRSSAMELANTLGVKFREGFMKNRYIGRTFIMPGQAQRKKSVRQKLNALNLEFRNKNVLLVDDSIVRGTTSEQIIQMARDAGAKKVYFASAAPPVRFPNVYGIDMPTHEELIAWQREEADVAVAIGADRMIYQTLPDLIDACMETKHCLPEEFDCSVFNGCYVTGDIDEAYLARLLESRKDKKRARISPLDKSSDIHNAND